One window of Mixophyes fleayi isolate aMixFle1 chromosome 3, aMixFle1.hap1, whole genome shotgun sequence genomic DNA carries:
- the CLDN18 gene encoding claudin-18, which translates to MSVTMCQTMGFIVSALGFAGIIASTCMDMWSTQDLYDNPVTAVFLYQGLWRSCVRQSSGFTECRPYFTILGLPALFQACRALMIVGIVLGAIALLISIFALKCIRIGSMEDSAKANITLTSGVMFILAGLCAIIGVSVFANMLVTNFWMTTSTMYTGGAISGMGGMGGLQTLQTRYTFGSALFVGWVAGGITLIGGVMMCIACRGLMPEQTTYKAVSYHVSAKSPGYKTSAYEEKSKKSIYNESRRSEDGKTYPSKYDYV; encoded by the exons ATGTCGGTTACAATGTGCCAAACGATGGGTTTCATCGTCTCAGCCTTGGGCTTTGCTGGCATCATCGCATCCACATGCATGGATATGTGGAGCACACAGGACCTCTACGATAACCCGGTCACTGCAGTGTTTCTGTACCAGGGTCTATGGAGAAGCTGTGTAAGACAGAGCTCAGGATTCACAGAATGCCGACCCTACTTTACCATCCTCGGCTTACCAG CTTTGTTCCAGGCTTGCAGGGCTTTGATGATCGTAGGGATAGTGCTTGGGGCAATTGCTTTACTCATATCAATCTTTGCACTGAAATGCATCAGGATTGGAAGCATGGAAGACTCGGCCAAAGCCAATATCACCCTGACGTCTGGGGTAATGTTTATTTTAGCAG GTCTTTGTGCAATAATCGGGGTGTCAGTCTTTGCCAATATGTTGGTGACCAACTTCTGGATGACCACATCTACCATGTACACTGGTGGAGCAATCAGTGGCATGGGAGGGATGGGAGGCCTGCAGACTCTACAGACAAG ATACACTTTTGGCTCAGCCCTGTTTGTTGGATGGGTGGCTGGAGGCATTACACTTATTGGTGGTGTCATGATGTGCATAGCATGCAGAGGTCTAATGCCTGAACAGACCAC CTACAAAGCTGTTTCCTATCACGTGTCTGCCAAGAGTCCAGGATACAAGACATCGGCCTATGAGGAGAAAAGCAAGAAATCGATTTACAATGAGTCTCGACGCAGTGAGGATGGGAAGACCTACCCTTCAAAATATGACTATGTGTAA